DNA sequence from the Methylacidiphilum kamchatkense Kam1 genome:
GGATTTACCGAAGCGATTACAAAAAAGCCGGTTTTAAAATGCTTGTCGTAGTAGATTCTAGTGGCAAAAAATTGACACTGCAGAGTCTTCTTTTCTGCTTTTTGTTGTTGATGGCTTCTCTTTTGCCCTACTTCACCCATCAGGCAGGGCGTTTATATCTTTGGGGAGCGCTTCTGTTAGGCATGCTTTTCTTTTTATCCGCCCTTTTTTTACACCTCAAAAGAACTTTAACAGCAGCCCGTCTTCTTTTCTTTGCTTCGATTGCCTACCTGCCGTTGCTCTTTACTCTTTTAGCCCTTTGCTGGAAAAAATAGAGTGCTTTCTTATCCAATCAGTCAATTATCCGATTCGTTGATCCCAGTTGCAGTTCTATGAGATGCCAACGGGCTTGTGGGCAGTTGGTCGGTAGCAGTCGTTTTTTTGGATTGCAAGATCAATACCATATTCTGGAAATCAAAAGTAACAATAAAAGACTTCAAAAAGCTATTCCCCACAATCGCCCCAATGTGGAATCCTTGCTTATGGTCAATAGCAGGTGGAAAATCATAGCTTTTTCCTATATCGGCCTTTACATTTTCCATGACAATATTGCCAATCTGTATTTTGGGAACAATCGTGTAAATGGAAGGATATCTTCCACCTCTCCTTAAGCCGATCATCCACCCCCATACCGAGGCAAATGGAATTTCTCAAGCATCCATTCAGAAAAGGTAAAAGCTCTTCCCACATCCAGGCTATCCACCATAAAAAAGATTCCTTCTTGATCATTAATCTTTCCTTGAATCAGAATCTGTCCTCCAGGAGTTAAGTAAAAAGGAAGCTTCGTAACCGTCGATCCATCTTTTATCCCTAGAAAAGATCGTTCAGAAAAAGAGGCCTCTCTTTTTTGTAAGAAAAGCTCTTTCTTCGGATAATCTATCGTTACATTAAATTGTCGCATCATATCTGTTCCTATCACTCCATGAACTATCTGTGGCACATGTTGAGGAAAAAGATAGGTGCCTTTCCATCGAGCTAAAAGGATGGGAATTCTTTCTATTTTCATATCTCCAATTTGTAGCGATTGGATAATCCCTGTTCTAGCTCGAATGGACCATTTGCCTGCAAAGTTGAACCAGAACTGTAGGGCAATGGTATCAAGAAGCCTAATATCTTTTATTTTTTCATAAAGAGCTCTATCCAGAGCAGTAAACGAACTGCGAGTATCCAGAAAAAACGAGACTTTTTTCCTGCATATTTTTACTGGAATACCCACAAAAGGATAGGACTCATCAAGTTTGATACTAGTCTGTGGTTCCAGCACATCGAATGCCTTCGGTTCCAGTTGAGTAAGAAGGTTGGCAGTCCACCCTTCTCTAATCTCAGTTAATAAGTCAGCCGATTGTTCAAGCTTTCCTTCTCTATAATAACAAATTGCCAATAGCCTCTTCATCTCGGTATCTTCAGGATTTAATGCCAATCCCTTTTGAAGAAACCTACTGGCATCTTCAAGTTGGTTTTTCATCAAAGCCACCCACCCAAGGATCTTTAATGATTTCCAGTCCTTCGGATCCCGGAGGAAAGCTTCGAAGGCTACACGGGCCGCCGCCTCTATCCTCCCTTCATGAAAAAGGTGGCTTGGGTTTTGCCTATCTATTGCCTCAGGGATCGGCTCTGAAAATCCATGGGAAAAGAACAAGAAGCATAAAAGACTAGCAAGGTACCAGGAAAAATTTTTTGTTCCCTCTTTATTGGGGGAAGAAAGAAGAGGATCGAAAAAACCTATGTCCATCTTTGTCTTTTTGATGCAGAATCCTTAAAAAAGCAAATGAAACTTCACTACAAAAGCATTCGAATATTCCTTTTCGACTGTCTTTTTATCAATGGCGATCTGATATCCAATACCAAAATAAAGTTTCCAATCATCTTTGAATCGAAATCTTCCTACTAAAACTTCAGGGGTAATAAAAAGCCCAGGAGCTCCAATAAAGAAAAGCTGATCGATGCTTGAAGTAGAATTAATTTCGATTGTTGGGGTGACGTAGCCAATTTTATATTGCAAGGCAATGTTATAAAAGTAGGGAATACCGAAGGTTCTATTGGCTCCATCGGCCCATTGACTTCCTAAATTGATCATAAAATCAAAATTTCCAAAGCCCTTGCCAAAGAGGACGATAGGATCCCAGATCCAGTGTGCAGGATAGTCTGGAAGAGTTTGTCCTAGAGGGGAGTGAGCAGCAAGCATGACCGAAAAGACATAATTTTTCTGTCCTTCAGGAGAAGCCATAATTCTGTTTTTAATTAAAAAACTTTCCCCTTGAAACCCATCGAGTCGGCCTTCTCCTGGGTAATAAATGTATTGTGGCAGAGAAAAAGCAAATTCTAGGGTCGGACCAACAATTAAATTGACTCCCTTGCCTGCACCCATATTCCATCTTTTATTCCCATTTGGTAATGTTTGATCGTAGACATCATACCGAATGCGTTGCT
Encoded proteins:
- a CDS encoding tetratricopeptide repeat protein, with product MDIGFFDPLLSSPNKEGTKNFSWYLASLLCFLFFSHGFSEPIPEAIDRQNPSHLFHEGRIEAAARVAFEAFLRDPKDWKSLKILGWVALMKNQLEDASRFLQKGLALNPEDTEMKRLLAICYYREGKLEQSADLLTEIREGWTANLLTQLEPKAFDVLEPQTSIKLDESYPFVGIPVKICRKKVSFFLDTRSSFTALDRALYEKIKDIRLLDTIALQFWFNFAGKWSIRARTGIIQSLQIGDMKIERIPILLARWKGTYLFPQHVPQIVHGVIGTDMMRQFNVTIDYPKKELFLQKREASFSERSFLGIKDGSTVTKLPFYLTPGGQILIQGKINDQEGIFFMVDSLDVGRAFTFSEWMLEKFHLPRYGGG
- a CDS encoding pepsin/retropepsin-like aspartic protease family protein, with protein sequence MIGLRRGGRYPSIYTIVPKIQIGNIVMENVKADIGKSYDFPPAIDHKQGFHIGAIVGNSFLKSFIVTFDFQNMVLILQSKKTTATDQLPTSPLASHRTATGINESDN